From Oryzias latipes chromosome 18, ASM223467v1:
TGTTCAAGATAATCAACACATTGTCCGAGGAAGAGATGGCGGTTGCCTTGGATACGCAACACTACTCCGACGTGTCATGTGACTTCCGCAATTTGAGTTTCACGCAAATGTAAAGGAAGCACATCTGTGTGGTCTGGTGTTAAATGTTCATTCTTTAACGGGGCGCCGTCCTATGCTGTATGTTTGCCAATAAGATGGCAACAGGAATTAATGTATGACGTGACAAGAAGCCTGAGAGCTAAATATTGTAATAAAGTCTAAATTAAGATCGGCGGCAGTTATTCACAGTCACCCATAGTTAGAAAAGACGTCCAGTAATATTTTCAGAAGACGTCTTTAAATCTCCAGAAATGAGATGATCAATGTAATCAGGCTGCATACAAACAAAACTGGGCACACAacacttacatttttaaaagacgtTTTCCGTCTGGAAACAGTTATGAAATGCTAAAATAGTCTGTAGCCCTTTTATTGACAAACTCCAAGTAGATAAATCTTTTTACTCaccttctgtttttctgttaacACAGTGGCCTCTTCTGGCAAACTTCAAGCACGCAACAGGAAACTTAAAGAGAACATTTTCGGTGGTTCCATTCAGCCTGTGTGACTCCACAGTGCTGCTAAAGCTAACTGAAGGAAGCAGCTCACAGGCCTCCGTAGTTTATATTTCTGAGATTTAaatcagaattctgagattaaatcCAGAATTCTGAGATCAGTCAGAATTCTGACAATAAAGTCAAAATTCTGGGATTAAAGTCCGAATTCTTAGATTAAAGTCTGAatttagatggaaaaaaatgagaattctgagattaaagtcagaattatGCAGTAATTTGTGTCTAGTCAAGACTACTACGTTTATGTATAATTCAAAAGTTGAAAATTTATGTCgtattttgagtttaaaatactttattcatgtactaaaaaactacacataaagagtacacaaatctttgtcAGGAGACAGCTCAGCACATTTTCTACGTAGCAAATAAACTCTTTTCTAAACATTtgattttcatctgctcctgattcacagcaatttgaataaagaaatactcagaaatgccgttTTAGACCTAATTTTCTCTATACATGTCCTCcgtaatcagaaaaatgccacaagaacatggctTTCCTCATTAGGATGGgtctaaaaaatgtttcattttgagttttttactGGTTTATTTAGGATCATTTTcagcacaaaaagaaaagaaaaaacgtgtTCAACAGTTTTGCTTCATTGTTTTCATGGCATGTTTTCCCTTTTGACTTTTTAAcagcaactttaaaaaaaataagaaaataagggTTTTCAGtgttataaaaatacattttagatttttttttttaatcactaaaCTCTCATCTGTGGTAAACTAAAGGACTCTACAGAAGAGCAGCTTCTGTGGATAAATCTTCCTGTTTGCGTTTCCTGGAGCCTTTGTTTTATTCTCCAGCACAGAGGTGAGGCCGGGATAGGATCCAGCCAAGGCCGAAATCCAGACTGTagagtctttttttattgaaagaagaaaaggaaaaagttagTTTGATCAAATTTTCTTTGAATAGAAAGAGCTCAACTTAGAAGAGCACAAATGAAGTATTGAGAGGATTAGCAGGACttaaaaggagaaaagtgtGTCAGCACTCTGCGTCACCACAGGGAGCGGGAATGAGGACATAGTCGGTCGGAAGAAAGTCAATTTATAAAAAGCCTCCAggatgctgcattttttttatgctaATAAATTCCCCAGACTTATGGTTTGCATGAAGCAGAAGTTCATCAGCTCATTTTCTTCAGTAAAAAAGGTTCAGTAAAATCACAGCAATTCCCCTCCAGACAGGATTTTACAGCCTATTGTTCTGAAATAATTGCCAGATTTCCAGTAATCTACTGTTTGAGGCCATTTTTAACTGATATTCCAACTACAGGACGACTGAGGATCTACCAGCAACAAGCAAACCTTTTTCTCTACTTTCTGGTGTGTTTCTATTGATATAAGGAAACAGTTGAAGTgatgcttttgttgatgttaaaCTGCATTCAGCGGCCATTTATTTGGTCCAAGACAAAAGATGTAAACTGacagagagaaagaaacaggTCTGGCACATTTCGGCTCTGCAGGAGCCTGTGATGCTGCTTCctcatattttttttgcatgtttttggcTACTGTttgggtgtttgttttttgtcatttttcgatcaccattaaaaacagaaaataaaacctttcaAAAGTTCCAAATAAAACCCAAACGGTATCCCATCCCCTGAATATGTGTCACGTTTGAGACAATAAAAGTGTGTAACCACTCCAAATGTTCACTACAGAGTCTGCTGGATTCTCTGTCACCCTTCCTGACATGTGATGTCACTGCATGGGGTCCATAGGTGCTGCAAAGGTCTATTTGTTTCCAATTGTATTGAGCCATATCTTTAAAATATCTTCTTCCTGAAATGTTATTGTAAAATATCAGTAATGCTGTCCTTACtgggcttttgttttgttttttacagaaatacaAAGATTCTTGCCCAGTTAGGACCTGTGATGAGTTCATTAGTAAACAAGAACTCTTTCTGTGCCTTTTGGTTGCCCCCTCTAGTGGTTGCCTCTCCAACCTGATCTGCTCCCTTCCAACCATATCCTCTGCATTCTCCTTTTTCTCACCCTCCACCCTCAAGTCCCCTTTGACTACACCCATGAACCTCTTCGGTCTTCCTCTAGGCCTTTTTGCTGAtggctccaacctcagcatcactgttcctcctctcaacaTGTCTAAatcatctcaatctgcttccctgTATTTATCTCCACAACATCTaacatgatctgttcctctgatggattcttGATTCTCATCACTTCTAAAGAGAACCTCAACTTTAAACGTCCCTTCCAACCTGCTTCACCTCTTTCTCTGTTGACCTAAAGTCCTAAAAAGGGCTTCACctttctccacctctgctccctgtaactTAACATTTCCACTCGGGTTCTTCTCATTTCCTCACAGATTCTCTATTTGTCAAACctgaaactgaacgcctgcatcagtgacatcaagacctggatgacaattaattacctccacttgaacccagaaaaaactgaggtcattatacttggtcctaaaaacctcagagatgctctgtctgctcagatagtctccctggatggtataagtatagcccccaattccacagttagaaaccttggggttttacttgaccaggatttatcatttaaggctcacatatctcaggcatgtagaactgccttttttcacctgcggaatattgctaagatcagaaatatactttctaagagtgatgctgaaaaactcatccatgcatttgttacgtcgaggctggattactgtaactccttgttagcagcgtgtcctaagagttccttaagaagtctccagcttgttcagaacgcagctgctagattgttagctggaaccagcagaagagatcacatcactcctgtgttagtttcgctccattggctcccagttgattccagaattaagttcaagatcctcctgttaacctataaggccttacatggaatggccccgtcctatattaaggacctcatagtcccttaccaaccaatcagaacacttcgctcgcaaaatgcaggactgcttgtggttcctagaattagtaaaagtacggttggaggtagagcgtttagccaccaagcccctgtcttatggaataaactcccagctcatgtaagagaggccgacacagtttctacattcaaagctagactgaaaacgttcctctttggacagactTATTGTCAGACtggctagtattcagagattatttaacttaatgttagtttgtttaaattaaacttaataataactatttcttttaaaaggctgctagaagttgaagctggggtaactatggtgcactggggttctgtcctctctccttttttacttctacccttcctctcctctattcttgatcataatttattatttagttctccatgcctctgtttggtgcagtgcgattcatgtattgtccctcttttcctctcccctcctggggagtgggagtgcttccagactccagttggctcatccgtgctccagttcctgaccgtttacctcgcctttgctcctgctcctacacctggctgtggatcctgcctctggctcatctctggctcgtctttgctctgtacctgaccgagtacctcgtctctgctcctgctcctacacctggctgtggttcctgtctccggctcgactcgcgccttttatctgtccccacaaccacggctggatgaagctcgtctgctggacttttatatatgtagttgtagatttagataagttaattcttctctaagatttctggtaaatcgcctgcccgtcctgggggaggatccctccttcatctgggcacccctgaggtttcttcgttttttccggaatccgttttttttgggagtttttccttaccgcgaaggggggtctaagggcagggatgccagtatagcttagtcagtttgttagttcattttagtatttttctattgaactctttgtattcgtgatccttttgatttcatgttttacttcgaagcccatcgagacgactgttgttgtgattttgggctatacaaataaaataaaattgaattgaattgaattgaattgaaaaacctccacctctctagatgttcctccacctgctccctgcTCTCACTAAACATCacagcatcatctgcaaacatgatggtccacagagattcctgtctaacctcatctgccagtctgtccatcactaAACTCAACTAGGAGGTCAAAGGTGATCCTTGGTGCAgccccacctccacctccacctcctccgcTTCACCTACAGAACATCTCACCTCTGTCTTCCAGTTCTCATACATGTCCCGAGTTACTCTGTTTTTCTCTACCACTTCAAACTTCCTCACACAAACTGCAACTCACTTTAGACTTTCTCTAGATTTTCAAAGAGACAGCACAGCTCCTGCTGACCTGTTTTTCTCCAGAAGCATCCTCAAAGCAAATATTACATCTGTAGTTTTCTTTCTTGGCGCAAAGCCAAATTGTTGTTCCCAAATGTTCATTTCTGACCTCAGCCGAGCATCCACTACCCTTTCCCACAACTTCCTTGTGTGACTCATCAGCTTCATTACTCTGGAATTTCCACAACTCCTCACCTCTACCTTCTGTTCAAAAATGGAACCAGAACCCTTTTCCTCCATTCTTCAGGCGTCCTCCAAGATCTTGTGTAACAGTCGTGTCGGAAACTTTAAAGCCATTTTTCTCACTCATCACATCTTGTAAGTTCTTCAACCATTCTTCCATCACGCTTGTAGAATGAATTTGtatgaacatgaaaaacatctATATTTATGCaaattgtatatatatatatatctatgtataaatatttgtatatcattttctttgcagttttaaaattaactttaaacCAGAAACAAATCATGTATTTTTCAACATGTTAATctactttaaaatctttttgaagcataaatatttcaaagacTGTTTGCAAAAATTCACATATTTCATTCTGACAACCAAAgcatcttaaaataaaacctgaTTCTTATTCTTATGAATGAAATGGCACCATCTAATGGATTCCTATGAAATAGTAGTTCTTGAAATTTAAATCATGCAAAAATTTTGCTCAACATTTTTTGATATCAAAAATCTGTTATTGGGCCATTATTTAATTCAATGTTGGAATAATAATTTCATAATTCAAGATGACTGACCATTTTAGTTCAGTAAATGGTCACCAATTAGCAGAATACAAATTTCAAAACCTTCCAGAAGCTCAAACTTCACTAAATCAGCAAAGTTCTCTCATTTAGAAAAGTTAAAGGCCCCAACACTCTTATCTctgaacaatttattttaaaaaacaggcaCGTATCGAcaaattttggctttttttaattaaaaaaaaaaaatctagatctgtgtcttattttgaagaaatttTCAGGACAAGAAGCAAAAACCGCTACGCTCCAACTTTTCCAGCTTTTATTGCACTCAGTATCTTCACTGCTTACCCAGACTGGGTTGTTTCAGGGATTTGAAGAAGATGTTCCCAGTGGATGTCCGGAGGTAATCTAATTCCAGCAAGTTTTCCCGCGCGTTCTGATGTCGTTCCACAGCAGACAAAACCTCAGACACGTTAAACACTTTGTTTCCGTCGCTGCGCAGAAATAACTCTGGCATCTTTAGGTCATCGGCTTCGTCATCAAAGTTTGTTTCTGCGACCACTTGCAAATCCTTCGTCTTGTTTTCAGCTTTTGCTTCAAGGCGTCCATCCCTGCTCTCGCCAGTCAGCACCGTTTGCTCTGTTGCGTTGCTAAGTTGCGTGTTGTTCAGACTTGGGACGGTCACACCGGTCGCTCTGATGCTGCTGAACGAAGCACTCCCAGGAATGTCAGTGTATGTGACAGCTTTGACCTTCTGGGGAGGTTTTGGCAGCCTGTAAATGGGGGAGTTCTTGTGGATCTTTATAAAAGTCGAGCcgttgatttttttgttgtgccTCGTCCGGACAGGTCTGCCCCTCGCTGTGCTGCTGGTGAAGGTTCTAAGCGGCCTGTTTCCGTCATCCGCTCCTGGTGTTTTGAGGCGCTCCTCGGACCTCAAGTGGGCTGAGGAAGCGATTTGAGAGAACGGAATCCCGAGCCTCTTGTGTGTTCTGTTGAAGGCTTTCGCAGGCCTGATGTCCTTCCCATCGTTTGTACTGATGAGTGATCCGTTGCTTCCTTCAGTCTCATGAGACCAAGTGAAGTCATCCCCCCTCACTTTATTATTCTGGTTcttcttgctgctgctgcttgtttGGTTGTACCGTCCAATTATTTTGATGATGTTTGGCTGCCAGAAGTCCAAACTCCTGAGTTTCAAACCTTCCAAACCTGATCTGTAAGGAGCGATCATCTCTGGTGATTTAAGCAGAGCTTTGTCTCCCTCTAGTGGCCGAGTACCAAACCCTTCTAGACCAAATTTCCCCTTGTAGAGTCTGACTTGGTTTGGATTTCTGTCCAAACTTGCTTTACTTTTTGAGGGCCAGTTCTTAAAGCCTGCTGCAATTGACCCTGAAGTGAGATTTGTGACACTGAGCTCACCTGGTGAAAGCGAGGAGCCAGCCACTTGCTCTGGTTTTGATGGCGTTATGGGGGGCGGTCCAAAGCTGTACTTCTGCAGCAGTAAGGGTTTAGTTTTGAAAGCAGGGAGGCTGAACATCTGAGAGTTTCTTCTTGTGGGACCCGCTGGCTCTTTCCCAGGTTGCCTCAGAGGATTTCCAAATCCTTGGATGCGTGGGAAGCGTTTAGGTCCTGGTTTGTAGTCTTGGGTTGACTCTGTTGAGTTCAACCGGGGCGCTGTAGGATGATTAGTTTGGGTGCCTATGTGGCGCAGAGGGACAAAGTTTTGCGCCCAAGAGGTTTGGGAAGGAGACTGTGCAGGGACATTGAAGGGGGTGTAATGTTCTGTAGAACTTTGTCGGTTGGACAGATCCATCCTGTCTGGATGTTCGAGGTTGGGGTTTAGCCTGCCGTACCAAGGTGCAGCAAAAGACCTTTGGTTTGGCGCATTGATCTGTCCACCCTCTCCTTCTTTCAGTCGGGAATCCTTAGAAGGATACAAGATGATTTTCTTGTGTCCTTTTATCCGTCTGCTACCCATCGGGTCAAGCGTCTTTGAGAAATTTGGGACGGACGATGGTTTTTCTGGGCTTGGCCTTTGTCTAATCTCCAGGGGATTTCTGGGCAAAGGGGCGCCAGGATTAAGGAAGCCTGGCGCTTCACCCATAGGAAGCTCATTGGTGTCCTTGTAGCCTTTGTATTGCATTCTAGTGGGTAACGGCAGAGCCCTCCTGGCCTCATGAGTGGGAGGTGGGGAAAGAAGAGGGTGAAAGGAAGGACCCTCATTCACATTTGAAGTGTCACTTTTGAGGCCTCCGTCTTTGCTTGGTTTGTATTTCCCAGTTTGAGGAAAACTTAGAGTTTTGTTGAGAAGGGACACTCTTTTGACCACAAAGTATGAACTGTTGGGGTTTCTAGTGTGGGTTTTTGCAGGAGGAAGCATTTGATCCTCCTCTTTTGCCCTCTCAAAGCTTTGTCCTCCGAGCAGAGAGCGACTAGTGAAACCGCTGCTTGCGGACCTCATTCCACTTGTCCTCGTTTGGGTCGTCCTGACTTCTTGCTGTCCTTTATCCCTGACATTTTTGCTGTAAGGACCGTAGCCACTGGACTGAGCATACTGGACTAGATGTGGCTGATGCTTGAAGGTCAACAGCTTGTCTGCGTGAGTCCCTTCGGCGCCAGTTTCACTCCTACTTCCAGCCTGAATTCCATTTTTTGGGGACGGCAGACCAGTCGGCAGGAAACGATAAAGGCCGTTGGGGCGGTTCAAATGCCTCGCCACACTGTGCTCCACTTCATCATGGCTTAAGAGTTGAGTGGAACTAGCTGCTGGTGAAACGacgtaaagaaaaaaggagcaacAAGACAAGAAAATTAATGTTTGAACTCTGGTTAAAAATGAGATCATGCTGAATTTTCAGAATAGAAGCCCAAAGTGTAACtgatttaagggaaaaaaaatgtacagtgCAGTGACAGAAAATCTTAGGAATTCAAGTTAAACTACAAAATAAATGggctaaaatgttaaaataaaagtattttgctGAGCAATTTAAGTAATAAATAGTACACCTAAAGATCATTTTATTAATACTTGAGCTCAAGTACAGCAAGTACTACAGACCATGTACATGCAGTGTATAAAGTATACCAAAGGAAAACtacttcagactaaattggatcATTGTAACTTGACAATATACAGATATTATAGATctaatatttgacattttatgttaaaatgaGCAAAATGCACTGATATTAGCAACCACTACCTATAAATCAAAATTGTGTCTTTTCTAggt
This genomic window contains:
- the LOC101163278 gene encoding uncharacterized protein LOC101163278 isoform X2 yields the protein MSVMLSSSALLSRLFVSVLIHAAAMSFITTSQAARASSTQLLSHDEVEHSVARHLNRPNGLYRFLPTGLPSPKNGIQAGSRSETGAEGTHADKLLTFKHQPHLVQYAQSSGYGPYSKNVRDKGQQEVRTTQTRTSGMRSASSGFTSRSLLGGQSFERAKEEDQMLPPAKTHTRNPNSSYFVVKRVSLLNKTLSFPQTGKYKPSKDGGLKSDTSNVNEGPSFHPLLSPPPTHEARRALPLPTRMQYKGYKDTNELPMGEAPGFLNPGAPLPRNPLEIRQRPSPEKPSSVPNFSKTLDPMGSRRIKGHKKIILYPSKDSRLKEGEGGQINAPNQRSFAAPWYGRLNPNLEHPDRMDLSNRQSSTEHYTPFNVPAQSPSQTSWAQNFVPLRHIGTQTNHPTAPRLNSTESTQDYKPGPKRFPRIQGFGNPLRQPGKEPAGPTRRNSQMFSLPAFKTKPLLLQKYSFGPPPITPSKPEQVAGSSLSPGELSVTNLTSGSIAAGFKNWPSKSKASLDRNPNQVRLYKGKFGLEGFGTRPLEGDKALLKSPEMIAPYRSGLEGLKLRSLDFWQPNIIKIIGRYNQTSSSSKKNQNNKVRGDDFTWSHETEGSNGSLISTNDGKDIRPAKAFNRTHKRLGIPFSQIASSAHLRSEERLKTPGADDGNRPLRTFTSSTARGRPVRTRHNKKINGSTFIKIHKNSPIYRLPKPPQKVKAVTYTDIPGSASFSSIRATGVTVPSLNNTQLSNATEQTVLTGESRDGRLEAKAENKTKDLQVVAETNFDDEADDLKMPELFLRSDGNKVFNVSEVLSAVERHQNARENLLELDYLRTSTGNIFFKSLKQPSLGKQ
- the LOC101163278 gene encoding uncharacterized protein LOC101163278 isoform X1; the protein is MSVMLSSSALLSRLFVSVLIHAAAMSFITTSQAARAASSTQLLSHDEVEHSVARHLNRPNGLYRFLPTGLPSPKNGIQAGSRSETGAEGTHADKLLTFKHQPHLVQYAQSSGYGPYSKNVRDKGQQEVRTTQTRTSGMRSASSGFTSRSLLGGQSFERAKEEDQMLPPAKTHTRNPNSSYFVVKRVSLLNKTLSFPQTGKYKPSKDGGLKSDTSNVNEGPSFHPLLSPPPTHEARRALPLPTRMQYKGYKDTNELPMGEAPGFLNPGAPLPRNPLEIRQRPSPEKPSSVPNFSKTLDPMGSRRIKGHKKIILYPSKDSRLKEGEGGQINAPNQRSFAAPWYGRLNPNLEHPDRMDLSNRQSSTEHYTPFNVPAQSPSQTSWAQNFVPLRHIGTQTNHPTAPRLNSTESTQDYKPGPKRFPRIQGFGNPLRQPGKEPAGPTRRNSQMFSLPAFKTKPLLLQKYSFGPPPITPSKPEQVAGSSLSPGELSVTNLTSGSIAAGFKNWPSKSKASLDRNPNQVRLYKGKFGLEGFGTRPLEGDKALLKSPEMIAPYRSGLEGLKLRSLDFWQPNIIKIIGRYNQTSSSSKKNQNNKVRGDDFTWSHETEGSNGSLISTNDGKDIRPAKAFNRTHKRLGIPFSQIASSAHLRSEERLKTPGADDGNRPLRTFTSSTARGRPVRTRHNKKINGSTFIKIHKNSPIYRLPKPPQKVKAVTYTDIPGSASFSSIRATGVTVPSLNNTQLSNATEQTVLTGESRDGRLEAKAENKTKDLQVVAETNFDDEADDLKMPELFLRSDGNKVFNVSEVLSAVERHQNARENLLELDYLRTSTGNIFFKSLKQPSLGKQ